The stretch of DNA CTAGCGTAAAAACCATGTTGCACGACCGGTGAAGCGGTAATCAGGCAACCATTGCGAATAAAGCCGCAAGCAATCCAGCGCAAATCATGGTGACGTACCCGAACACGTAGAGGTGGCGCATCGTTGCGGGCATCAATCTGGGGCCGAACGAGATTAGAGTCCCGCCACGGATCACGGACAGTTTGGCGACGACGAACGAGCCAAACCCGGCAGCAAGAGCAAAGCCAATCGCCAGCGCGACGTTTACCGGTGAATGATGGACGACGTTGCGGAAAGCGAAGAGTGCGGGCAGAGCAAACCCCACGGATATGCCAATCAAGGCGATGACAGCCAGCGGATCGAACGGGATGAGGTAGTGATGAACATTGCCATCACGGTCGCGTCGGCGAAACGAGAGTGACATGCGATCCCTTTCGGCTAGGTCGTGCAACGGAAGGTTTTTACGACACCGCCGTTACCGAAGCGGTGAAGTTTGAATCACGAGAAATTCCGCCAATGCCAACGCACGTTGCCTACCAACGAAGGTGTGCCGAAGGCCTAGCGTAAAAACCATGTTGCACGACCGCCGCGCTACCAACACGGTGTCCATGCCGGAAGACTTGCAAGTCGTCAGGCTGGGGGCGAGGACGAACCAACCAACATCGAGGAGTCGTGAATTACGGTGATCGTACCACGTGCGACGATCCGCGCGCCTTCGGCGATCCCAAACTGCGCGCCAACAAATAGGCGACCAGCTTGAAGCAGCGGAGCATGGAATGATAGCGAAACAAGCCCCGTGTCACCGCCATCCATTGAGGAACGGTCAAGCAGCGTAATGGTGACGCCATTGTCAACGTCATCGAAGCGGAAGCAAGGCCGGTAGCCAGAGGAGAACGGCGAGCGACGACCGCCATCGGATTCGGGCAGGCTGTAGAGTTCGGCCTCTGCGTGTGCATCCATTAATCTGAGGTCGTGCAACGGAAGGTTTTTACGACACCGCCGTTACCGAAGCGGTGGAGTTTGAATTACGAGAAATTATACCAATGCCAGCGCCCGTTGCCTACCAACGAAGGTGTGCCGAAGGCCTAGCGTAAAAACCATGTTGTCAGACATTGAAATGCCAAAACGGCCTCCACCCCAAAACGCATAATCACGAAACGGGTGTTTCGGGGGTGAATTCATCGACGATCTCGAACTCAGGGCCAAGTTCCGATCGAAGGTCAGTCAGCAATTGTCGGGCAGCGGTATTGAAACGATCGCACTCGTCAGCATCCCATGGGCCGGGGTCGGGCGGATAATGGCGATTGAGCGCAGTATCGTGCCAAATGCAGATTTCACGGACACGAGCGACGGTTTGGTCGGAGAGAGGTAGATCAGCGAGATCAACCGCGTAGTCGAAGGCAGCACGCGCCGCATCATTGGCCGACCAAAGGGGCAGGCATGACCAATCGTAGAAGTACCGAAGTCGATATTTTGCGGTCACATCAATTGGGCTATGTCTGACAACGGAAGGTTTTTACGACACCGCCCATAACGAAGCGAACGATGTCTGAACTACGGAAATTGTACCAAGGCCAGCCCGCGTTGCCAAAGAGGGAAGGTGTGCCGAAGGCCTAGCGTAAAAACCATGTTAGCCGCCGCTGAGTACCGAATAGAGCCAGCATCCGCTAAGAACCGTCCAAAGACCTGCCACCCCCCACGCCGCCAAGCGTCTAGATCGGTCGATTGGGTTAGTTAGTGTCTGTCCGGAAATCACTCCGAGTGCGATTTCCTCGGGGTGAGCTTACGAGTTTCAGTCGCGAAGATTCGGATTCCGAGTAGCGGGCGAAGTGATTTCCGGCTTCTCTACATGTTTTGCGAGC from Rubripirellula tenax encodes:
- a CDS encoding EF-Tu C-terminal domain-related protein, which encodes MDAHAEAELYSLPESDGGRRSPFSSGYRPCFRFDDVDNGVTITLLDRSSMDGGDTGLVSLSFHAPLLQAGRLFVGAQFGIAEGARIVARGTITVIHDSSMLVGSSSPPA